A single region of the Anguilla rostrata isolate EN2019 chromosome 11, ASM1855537v3, whole genome shotgun sequence genome encodes:
- the LOC135234865 gene encoding uncharacterized protein LOC135234865 isoform X49 produces the protein MGSESPSAVQSPPPTEAVELSDRQHPSIDRFEIYVPKAAEVHIVAAQTLPPGIWKKIGLLSTHGASCVDSVTVTWISPVVVREKGPGPAPPLGSHGAPPPSRCGATAQTFLSVAVETCSSAPGGRGQCWLPVACSNLTAFKVLRKFMPHGHCPSPDAKWETRQPACRPPLGGNVCFSQDAIIIHREHIFLSINKARQGKKRVGHRQSLTPEAPPTLTQQTAPGMPGGPQSAQHSCGRSATPHKKVSPCQFQAARRAAGPGALRVQFSVERRARVAVARLPDAAMKTLSAFGLVDLEKHPAAAQLYREAVEKKLDSSSRSSSAEMSRDRCTEDLAGTRCSGDREKSVVHYRGHIMEEEWSKQPVLKKARRASGGDGSTGRIESVDLSTDEGEGGDLSTDEVKGGDLSTGVAMGGDLSTDEGEGGDLCIDEGEGGDLGTDKGEGGGDDLHAGTGKGDDPHAGTGEGDYLHAGTGKGDDPGGFCSSEGMERNGGEGAERAGEGRSGAGSQGLDQPYQPAAGPGYTAGFDFDQLARDEKISRIRAQLSEKEAALQQLARLPL, from the exons ATGGGCTCGGAGTCACCCAGCGCTGTTCAGTCTCCCCCACCCACAGAGGCGGTGGAGCTGAGTGACAGGCAGCACCCATCCATTGACAGGTTCGAGATCTACGTCCCCAAAGCAGCTGAAGTGCACATTGTCGCTGCTCAGACCCTCCCGCCTGGCATCTGGAAGAAGATTGGCCTGCTCTCTACCCATGGAGCTTCATGCGTGGACTCTGTGACGGTAACCTGGATCTCTCCTGTGGTGGTGCGAGAGAAAGGCCCCGGGCCGGCTCCGCCCCTTGGCTCCCacggagctccgccccccagccGCTGTGGCGCCACAGCCCAGACGTttctcagtgtggctgtggagacttgtagctccgcccccggggggcggggccagtgctGGCTGCCTGTCGCCTGCTCGAACCTAACTGCGTTCAAGGTGCTGAGGAAGTTCATGCCCCACGGACACTGCCCATCCCCGGACGCCAAGTGGGAGACCCGCCAGCCTGCCTGTCGGCCGCCACTGGGCGGCAACGTCTGCTTTAGCCAAGATGCCATCATAATCCACAGAGAACACATCTTCCTCTCCATCAACAAGGCGAGGCAGGGCAAAAAGAGGGTGGGTCATAGACAGAGCTTGACGCcagaggcccctcccacccttaCCCAACAGACTGCCCCTGGCATGCCAGGGGGGCCTCAAAGTGCCCAGCACAGCTGTGGCCGTTCTGCCACACCGCACAAAAAG GTGTCTCCATGTCAGTTTCAGGCTGCTCGTAGAGCCGCTGGCCCGGGGGCTTTGCGCGTGCAGTTTAGTGTGGAGCGCAGAGCACGCGTCGCTGTGGCCCGCCTCCCAGACGCCGCGATGAAGACGCTGTCGGCGTTCGGGCTCGTCGACCTGGAGAAGCATCCAGCCGCTGCACAGCTGTACCGTGAAGCT gtggaGAAGAAGCTGGACTCATCTAGCAGAAGCTCTTCGGCAGAGATGTCCAGAGACCGCTGTACTGAAGATCTCGCTGGGACCAGATGTTCAGGAGACAGGGAGAAGAGCGTGGTCCATTATAGGGGCCATATAATGGAAGAGGAGTGGTCTAAACAACCAGTGTTAAAGAAGGCCAGGCGGGCTTCAGGTGGTGATGGTAGCACAGGTAGGATTGAGAGTGTAGACCTTAGTACAGATGAGGGCGAAG GTGGAGATCTTAGTACAGATGAGGTCAAAGGTGGAGATCTTAGTACAGGAGTGGCCATGGGTGGAGATCTTAGTACAGATGAGGGCGAAGGTGGAGATCTTTGTATAGATGAGGGCGAAGGTGGAGATCTTGGTACAGATAAGGGCGAAGGTGGAGGTGATGATCTTCATGCAGGTACAGGGAAGGGTGATGATCCTCatgcaggtacaggtgaggGTGATTATCTCCATGCAGGTACAGGGAAGGGTGATGATCCAGGGGGGTTTTGTAGTAGTGAAGGGATGGAGCGAAACGGAGGGGAGGGAGCTGAGCGCGCAGGTGAGGGTCGTTCTGGGGCAGGCTCCCAGGGGCTGGACCAGCCTTACCAGCCTGCGGCCGGCCCAGGTTACACTGCAGGGTTCGACTTCGACCAGCTGGCCCGGGACGAAAAAATCAGCCGCATCCGCGCGCAGCTGAGCGAGAAGGAGGCGGCCCTACAGCAGCTAGCCCGCCTCCCCCTTTGA
- the LOC135234865 gene encoding uncharacterized protein LOC135234865 isoform X12, with product MGSESPSAVQSPPPTEAVELSDRQHPSIDRFEIYVPKAAEVHIVAAQTLPPGIWKKIGLLSTHGASCVDSVTVTWISPVVVREKGPGPAPPLGSHGAPPPSRCGATAQTFLSVAVETCSSAPGGRGQCWLPVACSNLTAFKVLRKFMPHGHCPSPDAKWETRQPACRPPLGGNVCFSQDAIIIHREHIFLSINKARQGKKRVGHRQSLTPEAPPTLTQQTAPGMPGGPQSAQHSCGRSATPHKKVSPCQFQAARRAAGPGALRVQFSVERRARVAVARLPDAAMKTLSAFGLVDLEKHPAAAQLYREAVEKKLDSSSRSSSAEMSRDRCTEDLAGTRCSGDREKSVVHYRGHIMEEEWSKQPVLKKARRASGGDGSTGRIESVDLSTDEGEGGDLNTGVAMGGDLSTDEVKGGDLSRGEDKGGDLSTGVAMGGDLSTDEVKGGDLSRGEDKGGDLSAGVAMGGDLSTDEVKGGDLSRGEDKGGDLSAGVAMGGDLSTDEGEGGDLSTNEVKGGDLGTGVAMGGDLSTDEVKGGDLSTGVAMGGDLSTDEGEGGDLCIDEGEGGDLGTDKGEGGGDDLHAGTGKGDDPHAGTGEGDYLHAGTGKGDDPGGFCSSEGMERNGGEGAERAGEGRSGAGSQGLDQPYQPAAGPGYTAGFDFDQLARDEKISRIRAQLSEKEAALQQLARLPL from the exons ATGGGCTCGGAGTCACCCAGCGCTGTTCAGTCTCCCCCACCCACAGAGGCGGTGGAGCTGAGTGACAGGCAGCACCCATCCATTGACAGGTTCGAGATCTACGTCCCCAAAGCAGCTGAAGTGCACATTGTCGCTGCTCAGACCCTCCCGCCTGGCATCTGGAAGAAGATTGGCCTGCTCTCTACCCATGGAGCTTCATGCGTGGACTCTGTGACGGTAACCTGGATCTCTCCTGTGGTGGTGCGAGAGAAAGGCCCCGGGCCGGCTCCGCCCCTTGGCTCCCacggagctccgccccccagccGCTGTGGCGCCACAGCCCAGACGTttctcagtgtggctgtggagacttgtagctccgcccccggggggcggggccagtgctGGCTGCCTGTCGCCTGCTCGAACCTAACTGCGTTCAAGGTGCTGAGGAAGTTCATGCCCCACGGACACTGCCCATCCCCGGACGCCAAGTGGGAGACCCGCCAGCCTGCCTGTCGGCCGCCACTGGGCGGCAACGTCTGCTTTAGCCAAGATGCCATCATAATCCACAGAGAACACATCTTCCTCTCCATCAACAAGGCGAGGCAGGGCAAAAAGAGGGTGGGTCATAGACAGAGCTTGACGCcagaggcccctcccacccttaCCCAACAGACTGCCCCTGGCATGCCAGGGGGGCCTCAAAGTGCCCAGCACAGCTGTGGCCGTTCTGCCACACCGCACAAAAAG GTGTCTCCATGTCAGTTTCAGGCTGCTCGTAGAGCCGCTGGCCCGGGGGCTTTGCGCGTGCAGTTTAGTGTGGAGCGCAGAGCACGCGTCGCTGTGGCCCGCCTCCCAGACGCCGCGATGAAGACGCTGTCGGCGTTCGGGCTCGTCGACCTGGAGAAGCATCCAGCCGCTGCACAGCTGTACCGTGAAGCT gtggaGAAGAAGCTGGACTCATCTAGCAGAAGCTCTTCGGCAGAGATGTCCAGAGACCGCTGTACTGAAGATCTCGCTGGGACCAGATGTTCAGGAGACAGGGAGAAGAGCGTGGTCCATTATAGGGGCCATATAATGGAAGAGGAGTGGTCTAAACAACCAGTGTTAAAGAAGGCCAGGCGGGCTTCAGGTGGTGATGGTAGCACAGGTAGGATTGAGAGTGTAGACCTTAGTACAGATGAGGGCGAAGGTGGAGATCTTAATACAGGCGTGGCCATGGGTGGAGATCTTAGTACAGATGAGGTCAAAGGTGGAGATCTTAGTAGAGGTGAGGACAAAGGTGGAGATCTTAGTACAGGAGTGGCCATGGGTGGAGATCTTAGTACAGATGAGGTCAAAGGTGGAGATCTTAGTAGAGGTGAGGACAAAGGTGGAGATCTTAGTGCAGGAGTGGCCATGGGTGGAGATCTTAGTACAGATGAGGTCAAAGGTGGAGATCTTAGTAGAGGTGAGGACAAAGGTGGAGATCTTAGTGCAGGAGTGGCCATGGGTGGAGATCTTAGTACAGATGAGGGCGAAGGTGGAGATCTTAGTACAAATGAGGTCAAAGGTGGAGATCTTGGTACAGGAGTGGCCATGG GTGGAGATCTTAGTACAGATGAGGTCAAAGGTGGAGATCTTAGTACAGGAGTGGCCATGGGTGGAGATCTTAGTACAGATGAGGGCGAAGGTGGAGATCTTTGTATAGATGAGGGCGAAGGTGGAGATCTTGGTACAGATAAGGGCGAAGGTGGAGGTGATGATCTTCATGCAGGTACAGGGAAGGGTGATGATCCTCatgcaggtacaggtgaggGTGATTATCTCCATGCAGGTACAGGGAAGGGTGATGATCCAGGGGGGTTTTGTAGTAGTGAAGGGATGGAGCGAAACGGAGGGGAGGGAGCTGAGCGCGCAGGTGAGGGTCGTTCTGGGGCAGGCTCCCAGGGGCTGGACCAGCCTTACCAGCCTGCGGCCGGCCCAGGTTACACTGCAGGGTTCGACTTCGACCAGCTGGCCCGGGACGAAAAAATCAGCCGCATCCGCGCGCAGCTGAGCGAGAAGGAGGCGGCCCTACAGCAGCTAGCCCGCCTCCCCCTTTGA
- the LOC135234865 gene encoding uncharacterized protein LOC135234865 isoform X26 — translation MGSESPSAVQSPPPTEAVELSDRQHPSIDRFEIYVPKAAEVHIVAAQTLPPGIWKKIGLLSTHGASCVDSVTVTWISPVVVREKGPGPAPPLGSHGAPPPSRCGATAQTFLSVAVETCSSAPGGRGQCWLPVACSNLTAFKVLRKFMPHGHCPSPDAKWETRQPACRPPLGGNVCFSQDAIIIHREHIFLSINKARQGKKRVGHRQSLTPEAPPTLTQQTAPGMPGGPQSAQHSCGRSATPHKKVSPCQFQAARRAAGPGALRVQFSVERRARVAVARLPDAAMKTLSAFGLVDLEKHPAAAQLYREAVEKKLDSSSRSSSAEMSRDRCTEDLAGTRCSGDREKSVVHYRGHIMEEEWSKQPVLKKARRASGGDGSTGRIESVDLSTDEGEGGDLNTGVAMGGDLSTDEVKGGDLSRGEDKGGDLSTGVAMGGDLSTDEVKGGDLSAGVAMGGDLSTDEGEGGDLSTNEVKGGDLGTGVAMGGDLSTGVAMGGDLSTDEVKGGDLSTDEVKGGDLSTGVAMGGDLSTDEGEGGDLCIDEGEGGDLGTDKGEGGGDDLHAGTGKGDDPHAGTGEGDYLHAGTGKGDDPGGFCSSEGMERNGGEGAERAGEGRSGAGSQGLDQPYQPAAGPGYTAGFDFDQLARDEKISRIRAQLSEKEAALQQLARLPL, via the exons ATGGGCTCGGAGTCACCCAGCGCTGTTCAGTCTCCCCCACCCACAGAGGCGGTGGAGCTGAGTGACAGGCAGCACCCATCCATTGACAGGTTCGAGATCTACGTCCCCAAAGCAGCTGAAGTGCACATTGTCGCTGCTCAGACCCTCCCGCCTGGCATCTGGAAGAAGATTGGCCTGCTCTCTACCCATGGAGCTTCATGCGTGGACTCTGTGACGGTAACCTGGATCTCTCCTGTGGTGGTGCGAGAGAAAGGCCCCGGGCCGGCTCCGCCCCTTGGCTCCCacggagctccgccccccagccGCTGTGGCGCCACAGCCCAGACGTttctcagtgtggctgtggagacttgtagctccgcccccggggggcggggccagtgctGGCTGCCTGTCGCCTGCTCGAACCTAACTGCGTTCAAGGTGCTGAGGAAGTTCATGCCCCACGGACACTGCCCATCCCCGGACGCCAAGTGGGAGACCCGCCAGCCTGCCTGTCGGCCGCCACTGGGCGGCAACGTCTGCTTTAGCCAAGATGCCATCATAATCCACAGAGAACACATCTTCCTCTCCATCAACAAGGCGAGGCAGGGCAAAAAGAGGGTGGGTCATAGACAGAGCTTGACGCcagaggcccctcccacccttaCCCAACAGACTGCCCCTGGCATGCCAGGGGGGCCTCAAAGTGCCCAGCACAGCTGTGGCCGTTCTGCCACACCGCACAAAAAG GTGTCTCCATGTCAGTTTCAGGCTGCTCGTAGAGCCGCTGGCCCGGGGGCTTTGCGCGTGCAGTTTAGTGTGGAGCGCAGAGCACGCGTCGCTGTGGCCCGCCTCCCAGACGCCGCGATGAAGACGCTGTCGGCGTTCGGGCTCGTCGACCTGGAGAAGCATCCAGCCGCTGCACAGCTGTACCGTGAAGCT gtggaGAAGAAGCTGGACTCATCTAGCAGAAGCTCTTCGGCAGAGATGTCCAGAGACCGCTGTACTGAAGATCTCGCTGGGACCAGATGTTCAGGAGACAGGGAGAAGAGCGTGGTCCATTATAGGGGCCATATAATGGAAGAGGAGTGGTCTAAACAACCAGTGTTAAAGAAGGCCAGGCGGGCTTCAGGTGGTGATGGTAGCACAGGTAGGATTGAGAGTGTAGACCTTAGTACAGATGAGGGCGAAGGTGGAGATCTTAATACAGGCGTGGCCATGGGTGGAGATCTTAGTACAGATGAGGTCAAAGGTGGAGATCTTAGTAGAGGTGAGGACAAAGGTGGAGATCTTAGTACAGGAGTGGCCATGGGTGGAGATCTTAGTACAGATGAGGTCAAAG GTGGAGATCTTAGTGCAGGAGTGGCCATGGGTGGAGATCTTAGTACAGATGAGGGCGAAGGTGGAGATCTTAGTACAAATGAGGTCAAAGGTGGAGATCTTGGTACAGGAGTGGCCATGGGTGGAGATCTTAGTACAGGAGTGGCCATGGGTGGAGATCTTAGTACAGATGAGGTCAAAGGTGGAGATCTTAGTACAGATGAGGTCAAAGGTGGAGATCTTAGTACAGGAGTGGCCATGGGTGGAGATCTTAGTACAGATGAGGGCGAAGGTGGAGATCTTTGTATAGATGAGGGCGAAGGTGGAGATCTTGGTACAGATAAGGGCGAAGGTGGAGGTGATGATCTTCATGCAGGTACAGGGAAGGGTGATGATCCTCatgcaggtacaggtgaggGTGATTATCTCCATGCAGGTACAGGGAAGGGTGATGATCCAGGGGGGTTTTGTAGTAGTGAAGGGATGGAGCGAAACGGAGGGGAGGGAGCTGAGCGCGCAGGTGAGGGTCGTTCTGGGGCAGGCTCCCAGGGGCTGGACCAGCCTTACCAGCCTGCGGCCGGCCCAGGTTACACTGCAGGGTTCGACTTCGACCAGCTGGCCCGGGACGAAAAAATCAGCCGCATCCGCGCGCAGCTGAGCGAGAAGGAGGCGGCCCTACAGCAGCTAGCCCGCCTCCCCCTTTGA